A genome region from Yoonia vestfoldensis includes the following:
- a CDS encoding peptidylprolyl isomerase, which translates to MAEKKKKKIGAWIIVGIVLVGLAGFGTGGLTGNIRTLGTVGEKDITVAAYQRTLDQQIRALSAQFGSQISFQQAQAFGIDRQALSQVVQTRTLDNEAAEMGISAGDMAVFERISAIQAFQGAGGFNRETYRLVLQQTGQSESAFEAEIREDLARTLLQASVVAGVPGSAAAADALVRYVAEARDVTLLRVTDALLTAPVPGATAADISAFYDANPDMFLLPEAREITYAWMTPAMIQDQMDVTDLAIETLYQDRIAEFIQPERRLVERLNYADRAAAQAAADRLAGAQTTFDALVAERGLTLADVDMGDLGRDDLPADTADAVFTASPGDVVGPFQTTLGAALFRVNAVLNAQEVTLQEAADDLRAELAAEAARSVINDDFDRITDLLAGGATLEDLAERTDLVLGQISWTPQVTEGIAAYDNFRDAAEALTEGAFPQLEVLSDGGVFALRLDGVTPARVPPLDTIRADVAARWQAQAQQDAVLARAAEIAAGLTADTDLAALGLTPRVESNLTRRSFVEGTPEGFNEVVFALTPGEARVVDAGNGALILRLDAITAADPTATDQAAQRAAITQSIGAGIAQDLFDAYAQAVQQSTRITINQATVDAVNAQLQ; encoded by the coding sequence ATGGCAGAGAAGAAAAAGAAAAAGATCGGCGCATGGATCATCGTCGGGATCGTGCTGGTCGGGCTGGCGGGCTTTGGCACCGGCGGGCTGACCGGCAATATCCGCACGCTTGGCACGGTCGGCGAAAAAGACATCACCGTCGCCGCCTATCAGCGCACGCTGGACCAGCAGATCCGCGCGCTTTCGGCCCAGTTCGGCAGCCAGATTTCATTCCAGCAAGCGCAGGCCTTCGGGATCGACCGGCAGGCGCTGTCGCAGGTCGTGCAGACCCGCACGCTGGATAACGAGGCCGCAGAGATGGGCATTTCCGCCGGTGACATGGCGGTTTTCGAACGGATCAGCGCCATTCAGGCCTTTCAGGGCGCAGGCGGGTTCAACCGCGAGACCTATCGCCTCGTGTTGCAGCAAACCGGCCAGAGCGAATCCGCATTCGAGGCTGAAATCCGCGAGGATCTGGCCCGCACCCTGTTGCAGGCCTCTGTCGTTGCCGGTGTGCCCGGCTCTGCCGCCGCCGCCGATGCGTTGGTCCGCTATGTCGCCGAGGCGCGCGACGTGACCCTGCTGCGCGTCACCGACGCGCTGCTGACCGCGCCGGTTCCGGGGGCCACCGCCGCCGATATCAGCGCCTTCTATGACGCCAACCCGGATATGTTCTTGCTGCCCGAAGCGCGCGAGATCACCTATGCCTGGATGACCCCCGCGATGATCCAGGACCAGATGGATGTCACCGATCTGGCGATTGAAACGCTTTATCAAGACCGGATCGCCGAATTCATCCAGCCCGAACGCCGCCTTGTCGAACGGCTGAACTATGCGGATCGCGCCGCAGCCCAAGCTGCCGCCGACCGGCTGGCGGGGGCACAGACGACATTTGACGCGCTGGTGGCCGAACGCGGGCTTACGCTGGCTGATGTGGATATGGGCGATCTGGGCCGTGATGACCTGCCCGCCGACACCGCTGATGCGGTCTTCACCGCCAGCCCCGGCGATGTGGTGGGGCCGTTTCAGACCACGCTGGGGGCGGCTCTGTTTCGGGTGAATGCGGTGCTGAATGCGCAAGAAGTCACCTTGCAAGAGGCCGCTGACGATCTGCGCGCCGAATTGGCCGCCGAGGCCGCGCGCAGCGTGATCAATGATGATTTCGACCGGATCACCGATCTTTTGGCCGGTGGGGCCACGCTGGAGGATCTGGCAGAGCGCACCGATCTGGTGCTGGGCCAGATCAGCTGGACCCCGCAAGTCACCGAGGGCATCGCCGCCTATGACAATTTCCGCGACGCCGCCGAAGCGCTGACCGAAGGCGCCTTTCCCCAGCTCGAGGTGCTGTCCGATGGCGGCGTCTTTGCGCTGCGGCTGGACGGCGTGACACCGGCGCGCGTGCCGCCGCTGGACACGATCCGCGCCGATGTCGCCGCCCGCTGGCAGGCGCAGGCCCAGCAGGATGCCGTGCTGGCCCGCGCCGCCGAGATCGCAGCCGGGCTGACCGCCGACACCGACCTGGCCGCACTGGGCCTGACCCCGCGTGTGGAATCCAACCTGACCCGGCGCAGCTTTGTCGAAGGCACGCCCGAAGGGTTTAACGAGGTGGTCTTTGCCCTGACCCCCGGCGAGGCCCGCGTCGTGGACGCAGGCAACGGCGCGCTGATCCTGCGGCTGGATGCCATCACCGCGGCCGACCCGACCGCGACCGACCAAGCCGCCCAGCGCGCGGCGATCACGCAATCCATCGGCGCAGGCATCGCGCAGGACCTGTTTGACGCCTATGCGCAAGCGGTCCAGCAATCCACGCGCATCACCATCAACCAGGCCACCGTCGACGCGGTCAACGCCCAGCTTCAATAG